A single region of the Solwaraspora sp. WMMD406 genome encodes:
- a CDS encoding NAD-binding protein, with product MDTDPWRHRARKVMEGRLRGNGDDRPRYVVCGQDPLAFRLVNELVAASATVTVIVPTRSRSDGPDMRSIKGIRLLRADRLNERTFRAAGLVGAKGLALINQDDVGNIHAALCAQEVEPDLRVVMRMFNTRLGNRVKRLLPDCEVLSDATMAAPAFVAAALGEVSPTHFRHGGRTLHVAKRSEVRPEHVVCGLADLRDAGNPRVLPADHASADLVLAEAAGVQLGPVIAARRIARARQRARLWRDPLRALRSFATRKIGIATLTVLAVVLVFGVMLAREVGSTVPYGLYLTLVMTLSGADPEPDLSSRAQVLQVVLSLAGLALIPLLTAAVVDGAVKARLALVDGRTQTERHGHVVVVGLGNVGTRVMWQLHDLGIEVVAVDRDPDSRGAAVARDLGIPLIIGDGSQEETLRDASVANCRALVVVSTDDVTNLQAALYGREINSHLRIVLRLFDGDFAHRLQRVFNIGVSRSVSYLAAPAFAAALMDREVIATIPVNRHVLLVAEVIVAAGSALDGRTLAAVGVNPGVRVVAFAQFGEPGPIWLPPDGYRLRARDRVTVVARRSGLSWLLKQASDPPPPPTDPVA from the coding sequence ATGGACACCGACCCATGGCGACACCGCGCCCGCAAGGTGATGGAGGGGCGGCTACGGGGCAACGGGGACGATCGACCACGGTACGTGGTCTGCGGACAGGATCCACTGGCCTTCCGACTGGTCAACGAACTGGTGGCCGCTTCCGCCACGGTCACGGTGATCGTGCCGACCCGGTCACGTTCGGACGGACCGGACATGCGGTCCATCAAGGGAATCCGGCTGCTGCGCGCCGACCGGCTCAACGAGCGGACGTTCCGGGCCGCCGGCCTGGTCGGCGCCAAAGGGCTGGCACTGATCAACCAGGACGACGTCGGCAACATCCACGCCGCGCTCTGCGCCCAGGAGGTCGAACCCGACCTGCGGGTCGTGATGCGCATGTTCAACACCCGGCTCGGCAACCGGGTCAAACGGCTACTGCCCGATTGCGAGGTCCTCTCCGACGCGACGATGGCCGCACCGGCGTTCGTCGCGGCGGCGCTCGGCGAGGTGTCGCCGACCCATTTCCGACACGGCGGCCGGACGCTGCACGTCGCGAAGCGCTCCGAGGTGCGCCCGGAGCACGTCGTCTGCGGCCTGGCCGACCTGCGCGACGCCGGTAACCCCCGGGTGCTCCCGGCCGACCATGCCAGCGCCGATCTGGTCCTGGCCGAGGCCGCCGGAGTGCAACTCGGTCCGGTGATCGCCGCCCGGCGGATCGCCCGAGCCCGCCAGCGGGCCCGGTTGTGGCGGGATCCGCTGCGCGCGCTGCGGTCGTTCGCCACCCGCAAGATCGGCATCGCGACGCTCACCGTACTGGCGGTGGTGCTCGTCTTCGGCGTCATGCTGGCCCGCGAGGTGGGTAGCACCGTGCCGTACGGGCTCTACCTGACCCTGGTGATGACGCTCAGCGGTGCCGATCCGGAGCCGGACCTGAGTAGCCGGGCCCAGGTGCTGCAGGTGGTGCTGAGTCTCGCCGGGCTGGCGCTGATCCCGCTGCTGACCGCCGCCGTGGTGGACGGCGCGGTCAAGGCACGACTGGCGTTGGTCGACGGCCGGACACAGACCGAGCGGCACGGGCACGTCGTGGTGGTCGGCCTCGGCAACGTCGGCACCCGGGTGATGTGGCAGCTGCACGACCTCGGCATCGAGGTGGTGGCGGTCGACCGGGATCCCGATTCGCGCGGGGCGGCGGTCGCCCGAGACCTCGGCATACCGCTGATCATCGGGGACGGATCCCAGGAGGAGACGCTCCGGGACGCCTCGGTGGCCAACTGCCGGGCACTCGTGGTGGTCTCCACCGACGACGTGACGAACCTGCAGGCGGCTCTCTACGGCCGTGAAATCAACAGTCATCTGCGGATCGTGCTGCGGCTGTTCGACGGCGACTTCGCCCACCGCCTCCAGCGGGTGTTCAACATCGGTGTCTCCCGCAGCGTCTCCTACCTGGCCGCGCCCGCGTTCGCCGCCGCGCTGATGGACCGGGAGGTCATCGCGACGATCCCGGTCAACCGGCACGTGCTGCTCGTCGCCGAGGTGATCGTCGCCGCCGGGTCCGCGCTCGACGGCAGGACGCTGGCTGCGGTCGGCGTCAATCCGGGCGTACGGGTCGTCGCGTTCGCCCAGTTCGGCGAGCCGGGACCGATCTGGCTGCCGCCGGACGGATACCGGTTGCGGGCCCGGGACCGGGTGACCGTGGTCGCCCGCCGGTCCGGGTTGAGCTGGCTGCTCAAGCAGGCCAGCGACCCGCCACCGCCGCCGACCGATCCCGTCGCCTGA
- a CDS encoding DUF4032 domain-containing protein — MLDSVRITSALVDPALLDLPWSTPLEQWPADHLVALPQGISRHVVRFVRLAGTVYAVKETGERVAEREYDLLRALERIDFPAVEAVAIVADRTDADGEPLDPVLITRHLQFSLPYRALFSNQLRPETLARLLDALAALIVRMHLTGFFWGDCSLSNTLFRRDAGAFAAYLVDAETGALRPSLSNGQRGEDLEIARVNIFGEALDLQAAGLLHDSIDPETVADEVVTRYERLWHEITYEQHVERESRHDIERRIRRLNELGFDVAEVAMSLVDQGSYLVRPKVVDAGYHTRRLLRLTGLDAEENQARRLLNDLDAYRAESDLTDEQQAAHRWLTEVFEPVVRAVPAHLRRKVEPSELFAQVIEHRWRLSEQAGRDVGLAPAVQSFLADVLVHYPDEQAVLGVEVPVG; from the coding sequence ATGCTTGACTCCGTGCGGATCACCTCGGCCCTTGTGGACCCAGCGCTGCTCGACCTGCCCTGGTCGACACCGCTGGAGCAGTGGCCTGCCGATCACCTGGTGGCGCTGCCGCAGGGCATCTCCCGGCACGTCGTACGGTTCGTCCGACTCGCCGGCACCGTCTACGCCGTCAAGGAGACCGGAGAGCGGGTCGCCGAACGCGAGTACGACCTGCTGCGCGCCCTGGAACGCATCGACTTCCCCGCCGTCGAAGCGGTGGCGATCGTCGCCGACCGGACCGACGCCGACGGCGAACCCCTCGACCCGGTCCTGATCACCCGCCACCTGCAGTTCTCCCTGCCGTACCGGGCGCTGTTCTCCAACCAGCTGCGTCCCGAGACGCTGGCCAGACTGCTCGACGCCCTCGCCGCGCTGATCGTCCGGATGCACCTCACCGGCTTCTTCTGGGGCGACTGCTCGCTGTCGAACACCCTGTTCCGCCGCGACGCGGGCGCGTTCGCCGCCTATCTGGTCGACGCCGAGACCGGCGCGCTGCGACCGAGCCTGTCCAACGGCCAACGCGGCGAGGACCTGGAGATCGCCCGGGTGAACATCTTCGGCGAGGCGCTCGACCTGCAGGCCGCCGGCCTGCTGCACGACTCGATCGACCCGGAAACCGTCGCCGACGAGGTCGTCACCCGCTACGAACGCCTCTGGCACGAGATCACCTACGAACAGCACGTCGAACGCGAGTCGCGGCACGACATCGAACGGCGGATCCGCCGCCTCAACGAACTCGGCTTCGACGTGGCCGAAGTGGCGATGTCCCTGGTCGATCAGGGCTCCTACCTGGTACGCCCCAAGGTGGTCGACGCCGGCTACCACACCCGGCGGCTGCTGCGGCTGACCGGGCTGGACGCCGAAGAAAACCAGGCCCGCCGTCTGTTGAACGACCTGGACGCCTACCGGGCGGAGAGCGACCTGACCGACGAACAGCAGGCCGCGCACCGCTGGCTCACCGAAGTCTTCGAGCCGGTCGTACGGGCGGTTCCCGCACACCTGCGCCGCAAGGTCGAACCGTCCGAACTCTTCGCGCAGGTCATCGAGCACCGGTGGCGGCTGTCCGAACAGGCCGGCCGGGACGTCGGGCTGGCCCCGGCGGTCCAGTCCTTCCTCGCCGACGTGCTCGTGCACTACCCCGACGAGCAGGCCGTGCTCGGCGTCGAGGTGCCGGTCGGCTGA
- a CDS encoding phosphatase PAP2 family protein, with protein sequence MPEPVAPLPRPVEARRRPPTGRWWSTRAVRPTGWWPDVLLLVGMVVVTGALAAGRLLDLDLAVRDWADANRPPAAYWVARVVNYLGQGGQVLIPVAGLLALLLARRVRSVRPLLPVVAATAATYLTVGAMKVLLPRAYPHDPDDPFPERLFTAAEPATAYPSGHVVNTVIWYAVIALLITGLLRAYGRPVRSARPFPGYWTLRVLPVVVVFCSTTYLGFHWLTDSVTGLLLGLLLARLLGRVVWDEIRLPALPHGLDRRAGLS encoded by the coding sequence GTGCCCGAGCCCGTCGCCCCGCTGCCCCGGCCCGTCGAAGCCCGTCGGCGGCCGCCGACCGGCCGCTGGTGGTCGACCCGAGCGGTACGGCCGACCGGCTGGTGGCCCGACGTACTGCTGCTGGTCGGCATGGTCGTGGTGACCGGGGCGCTCGCCGCCGGCCGACTGCTCGACCTCGACCTGGCGGTCCGCGACTGGGCGGACGCCAACCGCCCGCCGGCCGCCTACTGGGTGGCCCGGGTGGTCAACTACCTCGGGCAGGGCGGCCAGGTGCTGATCCCGGTCGCTGGGCTGCTGGCGCTGCTGCTGGCCCGCCGGGTCCGGTCGGTACGGCCACTGCTGCCGGTCGTCGCGGCGACCGCCGCCACCTATCTCACCGTCGGCGCGATGAAGGTGCTGCTGCCCCGGGCCTACCCGCACGACCCCGACGACCCGTTTCCCGAGCGGCTGTTCACCGCCGCCGAGCCGGCGACGGCCTACCCGTCGGGCCACGTGGTCAACACGGTCATCTGGTACGCGGTGATCGCCCTGCTGATCACCGGACTGCTGCGGGCGTACGGCCGGCCGGTGCGGTCGGCCCGACCGTTCCCCGGCTACTGGACGCTGCGCGTACTGCCCGTGGTGGTGGTGTTCTGCAGTACGACGTACCTAGGCTTCCACTGGTTGACCGACTCGGTCACCGGCCTGCTGCTCGGCCTGCTGCTGGCCCGGCTGCTGGGCCGGGTGGTCTGGGACGAGATCAGGCTGCCTGCCCTTCCGCACGGCCTGGACCGCCGAGCCGGACTCTCCTGA
- a CDS encoding AraC family transcriptional regulator yields MDVLGDVLALARVDASLLATFDARAPWAIELPARSGAAFHAVVAGTCWFAADGTPPRRLAPGDVVLLPAGARHQLATDPDLPPRRFDDDLKRGLIRADGDLVLDGPGARTRILCAGYRYDAEAAHPVLSLLPPVLHVAADESEHGPWLRSILDLLAHETRGGTAAPGTAAPGAATAGAATAAVRLLDLLLIHVIRAWLATGGEPAGVSWLRGLRDPVTARALAALHGRPAHGWTLDTLAATINVSRSTLARRFSRHVGEPPLTYLTRWRLDLAARRLRDTSRPVAAIAHEVGYTSEFAFNRAFTRAHGCPPGRYRRQAGRG; encoded by the coding sequence GTGGACGTGCTCGGTGACGTGCTGGCCCTGGCGCGGGTCGACGCGAGCCTGCTGGCGACCTTCGACGCGCGGGCACCCTGGGCGATCGAGCTGCCGGCCCGGTCCGGTGCGGCGTTCCACGCCGTGGTGGCGGGCACCTGCTGGTTCGCCGCCGACGGGACGCCGCCCCGGCGACTGGCCCCGGGTGACGTCGTGCTGCTGCCCGCCGGGGCCCGGCACCAGCTGGCCACCGACCCGGATCTGCCGCCGCGCCGCTTCGACGACGACCTCAAACGCGGCCTGATCCGTGCCGACGGGGATTTGGTGCTCGACGGGCCGGGTGCCCGGACCCGGATCCTCTGTGCCGGCTACCGCTACGACGCCGAGGCCGCCCACCCGGTGTTGAGCCTGTTGCCACCGGTCCTGCACGTGGCCGCCGACGAGTCGGAGCACGGACCCTGGCTGCGTTCCATACTGGACTTGCTGGCACACGAGACGCGCGGCGGTACCGCCGCGCCGGGCACCGCCGCGCCGGGCGCGGCCACCGCGGGCGCGGCCACTGCGGCCGTACGCCTGCTGGATCTGCTGCTGATCCACGTCATCCGGGCCTGGCTCGCCACCGGAGGCGAACCGGCCGGGGTCTCGTGGCTGCGCGGCCTACGCGACCCGGTCACCGCCCGGGCACTGGCCGCGCTGCACGGCCGGCCCGCCCATGGTTGGACCCTGGACACCCTGGCCGCGACGATCAACGTGTCCCGGTCCACTCTTGCCCGACGGTTCAGCCGCCACGTCGGCGAACCCCCATTGACCTACCTCACCCGGTGGCGCCTCGACCTGGCCGCGCGCCGGCTGCGTGACACGTCCCGTCCGGTGGCCGCAATCGCCCACGAGGTCGGGTACACCTCCGAGTTCGCCTTCAACCGCGCGTTCACCCGCGCCCACGGGTGTCCGCCCGGCCGCTATCGCCGCCAGGCCGGACGCGGCTGA
- a CDS encoding FAD-dependent oxidoreductase, with product MGLSATVARLLGVRAEEVDRSTAGTDRVDAGTDALVVGGGIAGMSAAVVLAERGVRVTVLEGAPRLGGRLASWPETLDDGTVQPIDHGFHAFFRQYYNWRAILRRIDPRLGMLHRVDGYPVWSTQWPAEEFGRLPTAPPLNLLALLLRSPSLRLRDLRRMDRQAALPLLAYHPQLTYQQLDQRTAAELLDSMRLPDRARAMLFEVFSHSFFNHERDMSAAELVANFHFYFLGNPDGLGFDAPDADYDTAIWQPLADHLRRHGGRIVTGDPAVGVSPRRANGWQVRTGSGAAHTARYVVLAVDPPALRSLLADSPQLAQAAPVLAEQVAGLGVGPPYAVARFWLGGDVAADRPVFSGVSRQPTLDSVTAYHRLERQARRWARHTGGSVLELHAYACPEEVAAEVLAERMRAELAALWPEVAGLPVLDCRARVQAQAPAFAPGMAAVRPGVSTDADGLFLAGDGIGTELPSALMERAAVTGILAANHVLRREGTATEPLRTIRRYGLLARSTTVARSTTVARRRSDGPPVN from the coding sequence GTGGGACTGTCCGCAACGGTCGCCCGGCTCCTCGGCGTACGGGCCGAAGAGGTCGACCGGTCCACGGCCGGCACCGACCGCGTCGACGCCGGGACCGACGCGCTGGTGGTCGGCGGCGGGATCGCCGGCATGTCGGCGGCGGTGGTGCTGGCCGAACGCGGCGTACGGGTGACCGTGCTGGAAGGTGCCCCCCGGCTCGGTGGCCGGCTGGCGTCCTGGCCGGAGACGCTCGACGACGGTACGGTCCAGCCGATCGACCACGGCTTCCACGCCTTCTTCCGGCAGTACTACAACTGGCGGGCGATCCTGCGGCGGATCGATCCACGGCTCGGCATGCTGCACCGGGTGGACGGTTATCCGGTGTGGTCGACCCAGTGGCCGGCGGAGGAGTTCGGCCGGCTGCCCACCGCCCCGCCGCTGAACCTGCTCGCGCTGCTGCTGCGCAGCCCGAGCCTGCGGCTACGGGACCTGCGGCGGATGGACCGGCAGGCCGCGCTGCCGCTGTTGGCCTACCACCCGCAGCTGACGTACCAGCAGCTCGACCAGCGCACCGCCGCCGAGCTGCTGGACTCGATGCGGCTGCCGGACCGGGCCCGGGCGATGCTGTTCGAGGTGTTCTCCCATTCGTTCTTCAACCACGAGCGGGACATGTCCGCCGCCGAGCTGGTGGCGAACTTCCACTTCTATTTCCTCGGCAACCCGGACGGGCTGGGGTTCGACGCGCCGGACGCCGACTACGACACGGCCATCTGGCAGCCGCTGGCCGACCATCTGCGCCGCCACGGCGGGCGGATCGTCACTGGCGATCCGGCGGTCGGCGTCAGCCCCCGGCGGGCCAACGGCTGGCAGGTGCGGACCGGCTCCGGGGCCGCGCACACCGCCCGGTACGTGGTGCTGGCCGTCGACCCGCCGGCGCTGCGGTCGTTGTTGGCCGACTCGCCGCAGCTGGCCCAGGCGGCACCGGTGCTCGCCGAGCAGGTGGCCGGGCTGGGTGTCGGGCCCCCGTACGCGGTGGCCCGGTTCTGGCTCGGCGGTGACGTGGCGGCGGACCGGCCGGTGTTCAGCGGTGTCTCCCGCCAGCCGACCTTGGACTCGGTGACGGCGTACCACCGGTTGGAACGCCAGGCTCGACGGTGGGCGCGGCACACCGGCGGCTCGGTCTTGGAGCTGCACGCGTACGCCTGCCCGGAGGAGGTCGCGGCCGAGGTGCTGGCCGAACGGATGCGGGCCGAGTTGGCGGCACTGTGGCCGGAGGTGGCGGGGTTGCCGGTGCTGGACTGCCGGGCCCGGGTGCAGGCGCAGGCACCGGCGTTCGCGCCGGGGATGGCGGCGGTACGGCCCGGGGTGAGCACCGACGCCGACGGGCTGTTCCTGGCCGGGGACGGGATTGGCACGGAGCTGCCGAGCGCGCTGATGGAGCGGGCCGCGGTCACCGGGATCCTGGCCGCGAACCACGTCCTGCGGCGTGAGGGCACAGCCACCGAGCCACTGCGGACGATCCGGCGGTACGGCCTGCTGGCCCGGTCGACGACGGTGGCCCGGTCGACGACGGTGGCCCGCCGCAGGAGCGACGGGCCACCGGTGAACTGA
- a CDS encoding NUDIX domain-containing protein, which translates to MARTEHFNNPDAPRPNSIVVAVTAFVLDEDDRVLLIRRTDNDLWALPGGAQDFGEYIAETAVRETKEEAGVDIEVTDIVGLYTNPNHVIEYSDGEVRQQFSICFRARYLSGEPTTSDESSEVRWVAEDDLSGLTIHPSMRLRIDHGYERRPKPYIG; encoded by the coding sequence GTGGCCAGGACCGAGCACTTCAACAACCCGGACGCCCCCCGACCCAACTCGATCGTTGTCGCCGTCACCGCGTTCGTCCTCGACGAGGATGACCGTGTGCTCCTGATTCGTCGGACGGACAACGACCTGTGGGCGCTACCGGGCGGAGCGCAGGACTTCGGCGAGTACATCGCCGAGACAGCCGTACGCGAAACCAAGGAGGAAGCCGGGGTTGACATTGAAGTGACCGACATCGTCGGCCTCTACACCAACCCCAACCATGTCATCGAGTACAGCGACGGCGAGGTACGGCAGCAGTTCTCCATCTGCTTCCGCGCCCGGTACCTCTCCGGCGAACCCACCACGAGCGACGAGTCGTCCGAAGTCCGATGGGTCGCCGAGGATGACCTGAGCGGGCTGACGATCCATCCGTCCATGCGACTGCGCATCGATCACGGCTACGAGAGGCGTCCCAAGCCGTACATCGGTTAG
- a CDS encoding NAD(P)-dependent oxidoreductase, translating to MRIAVLGLGAMGARMARRLLATGEDEIVVWNRTAEATRPLVEAGATAAPTPAVAAARSDLVLGMLRDDDAGRAVWLRPDTGALAAMNPGAVAIDCSTVTPSFTGELAAGCTAHGVGFLDAPVLGSRPQAEAGTLIFLAGGDPSVVRRVEPVLRRMGGAVHHMGPSGTGARMKLLVNALFAVQVAAVAEQVAALGGTDLDPARAVEVLAATPVASPAAGAAAVAMLGHTFPAAFPIDLVAKDLGYAAGSVTGRGDLPITRTAADVFQRAVEQGYGADNITGVVQLFRTAGIA from the coding sequence ATGCGGATCGCCGTTCTGGGACTTGGCGCGATGGGCGCACGGATGGCCCGCCGGCTGCTCGCCACCGGCGAGGACGAGATCGTCGTATGGAACCGCACGGCCGAGGCGACCCGGCCGCTGGTCGAGGCGGGTGCCACCGCCGCGCCGACGCCGGCCGTGGCGGCGGCGCGCAGCGACCTCGTCCTTGGCATGCTTCGCGACGACGACGCCGGACGCGCCGTCTGGTTGCGCCCGGACACCGGTGCCCTGGCCGCGATGAACCCCGGTGCCGTCGCCATCGACTGTTCCACCGTGACGCCGTCGTTCACTGGCGAACTCGCCGCCGGGTGCACCGCACACGGGGTGGGTTTCCTCGACGCGCCGGTGCTCGGTTCCCGCCCCCAGGCGGAGGCCGGCACGCTGATCTTCCTCGCCGGCGGGGACCCATCCGTCGTACGGCGGGTCGAGCCGGTGCTCCGCCGGATGGGCGGCGCGGTGCACCACATGGGACCGTCCGGGACGGGTGCGCGGATGAAGCTTCTGGTCAACGCACTGTTCGCGGTACAGGTCGCCGCCGTCGCCGAACAGGTCGCGGCCCTTGGCGGTACGGATCTCGATCCTGCTCGGGCCGTGGAGGTGCTTGCCGCCACCCCGGTGGCGAGTCCGGCGGCCGGCGCGGCGGCCGTGGCCATGCTCGGCCACACCTTTCCGGCGGCCTTCCCGATCGACCTGGTCGCCAAGGATCTGGGATACGCCGCCGGGTCCGTCACGGGTCGGGGCGACCTGCCGATCACCCGTACGGCGGCCGACGTCTTCCAGCGGGCGGTCGAGCAGGGGTACGGCGCGGACAACATCACCGGGGTCGTCCAACTGTTCCGTACCGCCGGAATCGCGTGA
- a CDS encoding HD domain-containing protein, producing the protein MSVLVQRAAELAEDQLAAALPRRWRHVQAVARKAGEISHVLDPTDAEALVAAAWLHDVGYAPGVADTGLHALDGGRWLRRIGLSDRVAALVAHHSCALFEAEERGLRDELAAEFTQEQSLTADALWHADMTTGPDGHDVAVLDRLAEIEERYGPDHLVTRFWVRARPTLLEAVGRTTDRLAVS; encoded by the coding sequence ATGTCGGTTCTGGTGCAACGAGCGGCTGAACTAGCCGAGGACCAGCTGGCTGCGGCTCTACCTCGGCGTTGGCGTCATGTGCAGGCCGTGGCCAGGAAGGCCGGCGAGATCAGTCACGTCCTGGACCCGACGGACGCTGAGGCTCTGGTCGCCGCCGCGTGGCTACACGATGTCGGGTACGCCCCCGGCGTGGCCGATACCGGCCTGCACGCTCTCGACGGCGGGCGATGGCTACGCCGTATCGGGCTGTCCGACCGCGTGGCCGCGCTGGTGGCTCACCACTCGTGCGCACTGTTCGAGGCGGAGGAACGCGGCCTCCGAGACGAGCTGGCCGCAGAGTTCACGCAGGAACAGTCACTGACGGCTGATGCCCTCTGGCACGCGGACATGACGACCGGCCCGGACGGCCACGACGTCGCCGTTCTGGACCGCCTGGCGGAAATCGAAGAGCGGTACGGCCCGGATCACCTGGTCACCAGGTTCTGGGTACGGGCCAGACCGACACTGCTCGAAGCCGTCGGCCGAACCACGGATCGGCTCGCGGTGTCCTAA
- a CDS encoding XRE family transcriptional regulator codes for MANDRLREAVLNAGLTPLSLADRLGVNPKTVERWITLNRVPYPRHRHAIAGLLKEREAYLWPNAASPERVARVAESEVVHVYSRRSAVPYDLWRRLVEQSSERVGILVYAGLFLPELVPTLVRDLREKALAGVDVRLLLGDPESEAVAQRGAEEGIGDAMAGKVRNVLAFYGQLKEVPAVHARFHRTTLYNSIYRFDNEMLVNTHAYGFPAAHAPVFHLRRLSGGDLFDTYADSFDRVWSSAEPIWPTPMAG; via the coding sequence ATGGCGAACGACCGGCTACGGGAAGCCGTCCTGAACGCCGGCCTGACACCGCTGAGTTTGGCTGACCGTCTCGGAGTCAACCCCAAGACGGTTGAGCGGTGGATTACGCTCAACCGTGTTCCCTACCCACGCCACCGACACGCCATCGCGGGCCTGCTGAAAGAGCGTGAGGCGTACCTCTGGCCCAACGCCGCATCACCCGAACGCGTCGCACGGGTGGCGGAATCCGAGGTCGTGCACGTCTACTCCCGCCGGTCCGCCGTCCCGTACGACCTGTGGCGGCGACTTGTCGAGCAGTCCAGCGAACGAGTCGGCATACTCGTCTACGCCGGCCTGTTCCTGCCGGAACTGGTGCCTACCCTGGTCCGAGACCTTCGAGAAAAGGCGCTAGCCGGTGTCGACGTCCGGCTGCTCCTCGGAGACCCGGAGTCGGAGGCTGTAGCTCAACGAGGTGCAGAGGAGGGCATCGGCGATGCGATGGCCGGCAAGGTTCGCAACGTGCTCGCCTTCTACGGCCAGCTCAAGGAAGTACCAGCCGTTCACGCGCGGTTCCACCGTACAACCCTCTACAACTCGATTTACCGGTTTGACAACGAGATGCTTGTCAACACGCACGCCTACGGGTTCCCAGCCGCACATGCCCCGGTCTTCCACCTCCGACGACTCTCCGGAGGTGACCTGTTCGACACCTACGCCGACAGCTTCGACCGTGTCTGGTCCAGCGCCGAACCGATTTGGCCGACACCCATGGCAGGGTAG
- a CDS encoding AAA family ATPase: protein MTRHAASSSSIGDPRPARQSTHSAWRQSMIAVVGPPGAGKTTVVRALAPHEDATVFRLREAIRAYPDGLSGLPPSVDRLDWVSDEAVARVLDAAFLKHRFPAGSGPILLDNFPGTALQLRHLARIASALDRRVAILELRADTVVLAARVAGRQVCPGCGADPHAPAKSAASDPTRCARCYGALQRRDTDTPHLHALRLARYRSNQPKIAAVAVRLRIPRLVMDAGHPVPVVSRLARHFFAILTDPASAHRAPSDPGRRP, encoded by the coding sequence GTGACGCGGCACGCGGCCTCGTCTTCGTCGATCGGCGATCCGCGACCGGCCCGACAGTCAACGCATTCGGCTTGGCGGCAAAGCATGATCGCCGTGGTCGGGCCGCCTGGTGCGGGAAAGACCACCGTTGTGCGGGCGCTCGCGCCGCACGAGGACGCGACCGTGTTCAGGCTGCGCGAGGCCATCCGCGCCTACCCTGATGGGCTGTCCGGCCTGCCGCCGAGCGTCGATCGACTTGACTGGGTCAGCGACGAGGCAGTTGCCAGGGTGCTCGACGCGGCCTTCCTGAAACACCGTTTCCCGGCGGGCAGTGGGCCGATCCTGCTGGACAATTTTCCCGGCACCGCACTCCAGTTGCGGCACCTTGCCCGCATAGCATCGGCACTGGACCGCAGGGTAGCGATACTTGAGCTTCGAGCCGATACCGTCGTCCTCGCCGCGCGGGTCGCCGGGAGGCAGGTGTGTCCTGGTTGCGGGGCAGACCCCCACGCTCCGGCCAAGTCCGCCGCCTCCGACCCGACACGCTGCGCTCGCTGTTATGGCGCGTTGCAGCGCCGGGATACCGACACACCCCACCTGCATGCACTGCGACTGGCCCGCTATCGGAGCAACCAACCGAAGATCGCAGCCGTAGCCGTGCGCCTGCGCATCCCGCGTTTGGTAATGGACGCCGGCCACCCCGTGCCAGTGGTATCACGCCTGGCGCGGCACTTCTTCGCCATCCTGACCGACCCCGCATCGGCGCATCGCGCCCCGTCCGACCCAGGGAGACGACCGTGA